One window of Alteriqipengyuania lutimaris genomic DNA carries:
- a CDS encoding fatty acid desaturase family protein yields MTMHQTIDPAQPQPERQIAPVRATRLQFMVEDDKAMLRAARDLTKDLGTAKPAVYWADMLLSAGLGYAAIATAILAGNLAIQILAGLVGALAFYRAEMFIHELTHIHKKALRGFRTGWNLLVGIPLLTPSFMYEGVHTIHHKRTQYGTVEDPEYLPLALMKPWSLPLFVLVALLAPVALLFRFAVLVPLGAVIPAVRRFTWQRLSSLSINPEFRRKAPEGAFAKRVRWQEAGACVWAIALLASPLAFGWRPLLIALAILSLTALLNQLRTLVAHLWENEGEAMTVTAQFLDSVNVPPPGIVAEVWAPVGLRYHALHHLMPSMPYHDLPEAHRRLARELGMGSTYDGANHPGLLVLVGRIARSTMLKRTNVEPSEGNSAG; encoded by the coding sequence ATGACCATGCACCAGACGATCGATCCAGCCCAGCCGCAGCCCGAGCGCCAGATTGCGCCCGTGCGTGCGACCCGCCTCCAATTCATGGTCGAGGACGACAAGGCGATGCTGCGCGCCGCGCGCGACCTGACCAAGGACCTCGGCACTGCGAAGCCGGCGGTCTACTGGGCCGACATGCTGCTGTCGGCAGGGCTTGGCTATGCGGCGATCGCGACCGCGATCCTTGCGGGCAATCTCGCCATCCAGATTTTGGCAGGGCTGGTCGGGGCGCTGGCGTTCTACCGCGCGGAAATGTTCATCCACGAGCTGACCCACATCCACAAGAAAGCCCTGCGCGGTTTCCGGACAGGCTGGAACCTGCTGGTCGGCATCCCCCTGCTGACGCCCAGCTTCATGTACGAAGGCGTGCATACGATCCACCACAAGCGCACGCAGTACGGCACGGTCGAGGATCCCGAATACCTGCCGCTCGCGCTGATGAAGCCGTGGAGCCTGCCGCTGTTCGTGCTCGTGGCGCTGCTTGCCCCCGTGGCGCTGCTGTTCCGCTTCGCGGTGCTGGTGCCGCTCGGCGCGGTCATCCCGGCGGTGCGCCGCTTCACTTGGCAGCGGCTGTCCTCGCTCTCGATCAATCCCGAGTTCCGCCGCAAGGCGCCCGAAGGCGCGTTTGCAAAGCGGGTGCGCTGGCAGGAAGCGGGCGCCTGCGTATGGGCGATCGCACTGCTTGCCAGCCCGCTGGCCTTCGGCTGGCGGCCGCTGCTGATCGCGCTCGCGATCCTCTCGCTTACGGCGCTGCTCAACCAGCTGCGCACGCTGGTCGCGCACCTGTGGGAGAACGAAGGCGAGGCGATGACCGTGACGGCGCAGTTCCTCGATTCGGTCAACGTACCCCCGCCCGGAATCGTGGCGGAGGTCTGGGCGCCGGTCGGCCTGCGCTACCATGCGCTGCACCATCTGATGCCATCGATGCCCTACCATGACCTGCCCGAGGCCCATCGCCGCCTCGCGCGCGAGCTGGGGATGGGTTCGACCTACGACGGGGCGAACCATCCCGGACTGCTGGTGCTGGTGGGCCGGATCGCGCGCAGCACGATGCTGAAGCGCACGAATGTCGAGCCGTCCGAAGGCAACAGCGCGGGCTGA
- a CDS encoding N-acetyltransferase: MRVKDTTTPGQGASAPGGDIVTEPVTDKRGRAAFVDLGRAFAARLPHSVPQMRSEQIELVDPDKNPFFGHADAQLFIAYRDGKPVGRISAQIDHLALAVPVEQGMGPGTGMFGYFDAEDAQVAASLLDRAEEWLKAKRMTRVLGPISMSIWEEPGLLVRGQDHAPMVMMGHHPAHYAAFIEARGYEPAKRLYTYELPVSKEFPPVVQRIVQSGERNPRIRMRPVDLDHYEREIEIILEILNDAWSDNWGFVPLTSREVAHTGKKLRPLIHTELNRIVELDGEPVAFMMTLPDVNDLFARTDGKLFPFGWLRTLRWIRKPMGAGMRVPLMGVRKKLHNSRLASQLAFMMINDIRRVADERFNSQRGEIGWILEDNQGMVAIADMIQGRINREYVIYDKDL, translated from the coding sequence ATGCGCGTGAAGGATACAACCACACCGGGCCAGGGCGCCTCGGCACCGGGCGGCGATATAGTGACCGAGCCCGTGACCGACAAGCGCGGGCGCGCCGCCTTCGTCGATCTGGGCCGCGCTTTCGCTGCACGCCTGCCGCATTCGGTACCGCAGATGCGCTCCGAACAGATCGAGCTGGTCGATCCGGACAAGAACCCGTTTTTCGGCCATGCCGACGCCCAATTGTTCATCGCCTACCGCGATGGAAAGCCGGTCGGGCGGATCAGCGCGCAGATCGATCACCTTGCCCTGGCCGTCCCGGTCGAACAGGGCATGGGTCCGGGCACCGGCATGTTCGGCTATTTCGATGCCGAGGATGCCCAGGTGGCCGCCTCCCTGCTCGACCGCGCCGAGGAATGGCTCAAGGCCAAGCGCATGACGCGCGTGCTCGGCCCCATTTCGATGTCGATCTGGGAAGAGCCGGGCCTGCTCGTGCGCGGACAGGATCATGCGCCGATGGTCATGATGGGGCACCATCCCGCGCACTACGCCGCGTTCATCGAGGCGCGCGGGTATGAACCTGCAAAGCGGCTCTACACCTACGAGTTGCCGGTCTCGAAGGAATTCCCGCCGGTAGTCCAGCGGATCGTCCAGTCGGGGGAGCGCAATCCGCGCATCCGCATGCGCCCGGTCGATCTCGATCACTACGAGCGCGAAATCGAGATTATCCTCGAAATCCTCAACGATGCGTGGTCGGACAACTGGGGCTTCGTTCCGCTGACCTCGCGCGAGGTGGCGCATACGGGCAAGAAACTGCGTCCGCTTATCCATACCGAACTTAACCGGATCGTCGAACTGGATGGGGAACCAGTCGCCTTCATGATGACCTTGCCCGACGTGAACGACCTGTTCGCGCGCACAGACGGCAAGCTGTTCCCCTTCGGCTGGCTCAGGACGCTGCGCTGGATCAGGAAACCGATGGGTGCAGGCATGCGGGTTCCGCTGATGGGAGTGCGCAAGAAGCTGCACAATTCCAGGCTCGCCAGCCAGCTCGCCTTCATGATGATCAACGATATCCGCAGGGTTGCCGACGAAAGATTCAACTCTCAGCGGGGCGAGATCGGCTGGATTCTCGAGGATAACCAGGGGATGGTCGCCATTGCGGACATGATCCAGGGCCGGATCAACCGCGAATACGTGATCTACGACAAGGATTTGTAG
- a CDS encoding response regulator transcription factor, with protein MPSAGTPAQKSRKIGPVLVVEDDAALALAVEDALLDAGARSVSIASTTQQAIDTLRDDRFETVILDVHLADRGDGWAIAELVRALGAGGPKIIFATGSPDAIPADIADLGPVLAKPYDFNELVAHVRARGRMSLFSRLRRD; from the coding sequence ATGCCGTCCGCCGGCACACCTGCACAAAAGTCCCGCAAGATCGGCCCGGTGCTGGTGGTCGAGGACGATGCCGCGCTGGCGCTGGCGGTCGAGGACGCTCTCCTCGATGCCGGAGCGCGATCGGTATCGATCGCCTCCACCACGCAGCAGGCGATCGACACACTGCGCGACGACCGCTTCGAGACGGTGATCCTCGACGTCCATCTGGCCGATCGCGGCGACGGGTGGGCGATCGCCGAACTGGTGCGCGCGCTTGGCGCAGGAGGGCCGAAGATCATCTTCGCCACCGGATCGCCCGACGCCATTCCCGCCGATATCGCCGATCTTGGCCCGGTCCTCGCCAAGCCTTACGATTTCAACGAACTGGTCGCGCATGTCCGCGCGCGCGGTCGCATGTCGCTGTTTTCCCGCTTGCGGCGCGATTGA
- a CDS encoding response regulator encodes MSIGENVAANLPYLRRYARALTGSQQTGDAFVRATLEAALADDDLKASLEGGRVPLYRAFNKVWSSAYLEVSDHGADADLPGDVEADRLQTVTPLNRQALLLTTLEDFTIEQSAEIMEKSSEEVEKMVQDAIAEIDRESATSVLIIEDEPLISMQLEDLVRGLGHDICGTAATRTQAQEVVAQKTPGLVLADIQLADGSSGLDAVDDILSIGSVPVIFITAYPERLLTGDRPEPTYLVTKPFQEATVRAAISQALFFNANRDSATA; translated from the coding sequence ATGTCGATTGGTGAAAATGTCGCGGCGAACCTTCCTTACCTTCGCCGCTATGCGCGCGCGTTGACCGGGTCGCAGCAAACCGGAGATGCCTTCGTACGGGCCACGCTGGAAGCGGCGCTGGCGGACGACGACCTGAAGGCGTCGCTGGAAGGCGGGCGGGTCCCGCTGTACCGCGCGTTCAACAAGGTCTGGTCGAGCGCCTATCTCGAAGTCTCCGATCACGGCGCCGATGCCGACCTGCCGGGCGACGTCGAGGCGGACCGCCTGCAGACCGTAACCCCGCTCAATCGCCAGGCGCTCCTGCTGACCACGCTCGAGGACTTCACGATCGAGCAGTCGGCCGAAATCATGGAAAAGTCCTCCGAAGAGGTCGAAAAGATGGTGCAGGACGCGATTGCGGAAATCGATCGCGAATCCGCTACCAGCGTGCTCATCATCGAAGACGAGCCGCTGATCTCGATGCAACTCGAAGATCTGGTCCGCGGCCTCGGCCACGATATCTGCGGCACCGCCGCCACGCGCACGCAGGCGCAGGAAGTCGTCGCGCAGAAGACGCCGGGCCTCGTGCTGGCCGATATCCAGCTCGCCGACGGGTCTTCGGGCCTCGACGCGGTCGACGATATCCTGAGCATCGGCAGCGTGCCGGTGATCTTCATCACCGCCTATCCGGAACGGCTGCTGACCGGCGACCGGCCGGAGCCGACCTACTTGGTGACCAAGCCCTTCCAGGAAGCGACCGTACGCGCAGCGATCAGTCAGGCGCTGTTCTTCAACGCCAACCGGGACAGCGCGACCGCCTGA
- a CDS encoding CHASE domain-containing protein, whose amino-acid sequence MPVIIFLLITAITALSVFAIERGERRREQAVLGETAQVIASSLDRRVNTSGSYLIAGAALISTLDRVPADLFRRFATELRLDADYRGSMGIGWSPIVPRGQIGAFEAMVTSETGEAFTIEPLPDRQSNFAVPVTFFEPMADRMARARGFNMYSEADRRSAMQEAIRTGRPTASGPVELVSGQDAERRGFIVYMPVFEPGTGGELIRGFVYSPFSSQEFLDSVLTRELIGERGVRLYDGEPSPGNLVASHTPSRMTGNVTRIEVSLADRPMTVEVESARGDALSLLSMITLLFGIAVASLSMLVARLLTQQAHEDQSALDFYAEQNSIRNSLTRELNHRVKNTLANVLSIVALTRRRATSLEDFASGLDGRIRALSATHDLLTQSEWGTTPLQAVLEAELAPYTNSVDAMLELKGPGVELAPNDALSFGLAIHELATNASKYGALSVEGGRLRVDWKRLNDDLVEVVWQESNGPPVSQDRTRGFGTELIEKIVAHELKHPVDLSFAREGVRCVLQVPVRKRAEFQLRARRNQLSEAAPTN is encoded by the coding sequence GTGCCCGTGATCATTTTCCTGCTCATCACCGCCATCACCGCGCTCAGCGTCTTCGCGATCGAACGGGGGGAGCGTCGCCGCGAACAGGCGGTGCTCGGCGAAACGGCGCAGGTCATCGCGTCCTCGCTCGATCGCAGGGTCAATACCAGCGGCTCCTACCTCATCGCGGGGGCGGCGCTGATCAGCACGCTCGATCGCGTGCCCGCCGACCTTTTCCGGCGCTTCGCCACCGAACTGCGGCTAGACGCGGATTATCGCGGGTCCATGGGAATCGGCTGGAGCCCGATCGTCCCGCGCGGCCAGATCGGCGCGTTCGAAGCAATGGTGACATCGGAAACCGGCGAGGCCTTCACGATCGAGCCGCTGCCCGACCGGCAAAGCAACTTCGCCGTGCCGGTGACCTTTTTCGAACCGATGGCCGATCGCATGGCGCGCGCGCGGGGATTCAACATGTATTCGGAAGCGGACCGCCGCTCGGCCATGCAGGAAGCGATCCGGACGGGGCGCCCGACTGCCAGCGGTCCGGTAGAACTGGTGTCGGGCCAGGACGCGGAGCGCCGGGGTTTCATCGTGTACATGCCGGTGTTCGAACCGGGGACGGGCGGCGAGCTGATCCGCGGCTTCGTCTACAGCCCCTTCAGTTCTCAGGAATTTCTCGACTCCGTGCTGACCCGCGAGCTGATCGGGGAGCGCGGGGTACGCCTGTACGACGGCGAACCTTCGCCCGGCAATCTCGTCGCTTCGCATACGCCCTCGCGCATGACCGGCAATGTCACGCGGATCGAGGTCAGCCTGGCCGACCGTCCGATGACCGTGGAGGTCGAATCGGCGCGCGGCGATGCCCTGTCGCTGCTGTCGATGATCACGCTTCTGTTCGGAATCGCGGTGGCCAGCCTTTCGATGCTAGTGGCCCGGTTGCTGACCCAGCAGGCGCACGAGGACCAGTCGGCGCTCGATTTCTATGCCGAGCAGAATTCGATCCGCAATTCGCTGACCCGCGAACTCAACCACCGCGTCAAAAATACGCTCGCCAACGTGCTGTCGATCGTCGCGCTGACCCGGCGCCGCGCCACTTCGCTCGAGGATTTCGCGAGCGGTCTGGACGGTCGCATCCGCGCGCTGTCCGCCACGCACGACCTGCTGACCCAGTCGGAATGGGGCACGACCCCGCTGCAGGCGGTGCTGGAGGCCGAACTCGCCCCCTATACCAATTCGGTCGATGCCATGCTCGAGCTGAAGGGGCCGGGGGTGGAGCTGGCGCCCAACGACGCGCTGTCCTTCGGCCTGGCGATTCATGAGCTTGCGACCAATGCATCGAAATATGGCGCCCTGTCGGTCGAGGGCGGCAGGCTGCGCGTCGACTGGAAGCGCTTGAACGACGACCTGGTCGAGGTCGTGTGGCAGGAATCGAACGGCCCGCCGGTCTCGCAGGATCGGACGCGCGGGTTCGGGACCGAACTGATCGAGAAGATCGTCGCACACGAGCTCAAGCATCCGGTCGATCTCAGCTTCGCGCGCGAGGGCGTGCGTTGCGTGCTGCAGGTGCCCGTGCGCAAACGCGCCGAGTTCCAGCTGCGCGCGCGCCGCAACCAGCTGAGCGAAGCCGCGCCGACCAACTGA
- a CDS encoding NepR family anti-sigma factor — MNQPQWADSLRNLYDSVVDEPIPDSFKDLLDQFDEPKKDGPKQDGGDAT; from the coding sequence ATGAATCAACCGCAATGGGCGGATAGCCTGCGCAATTTGTACGACTCGGTCGTCGACGAACCGATTCCCGACAGCTTCAAGGATTTGCTCGACCAGTTCGACGAACCCAAGAAGGATGGGCCGAAGCAGGACGGGGGTGATGCAACGTGA
- a CDS encoding sigma-70 family RNA polymerase sigma factor: MSSHPAPAADPVEFKRELTGVVPHLRAFARGLCGRPDMADDLVQETLMKAWAAQERFEPGTSMRAWTFVILRNAYLTDMRRNRFRGEYDENVAERILTAPAGQEEPIHLSDMHRALLTLPPERREALLLVGAGGFSYEEAANICGCAVGTIKSRVGRARAALNAMLADGDIPQRSIDDETAHRAILEELDDVAAGKGLAEPTNGRT, encoded by the coding sequence GTGAGTTCGCATCCCGCACCCGCCGCCGATCCGGTCGAGTTCAAGCGTGAACTGACCGGTGTGGTCCCGCACCTGCGCGCCTTCGCGCGCGGGCTTTGCGGCCGCCCCGACATGGCCGACGACCTCGTGCAGGAAACGCTGATGAAGGCGTGGGCCGCGCAGGAGCGGTTCGAGCCGGGCACCAGCATGCGCGCATGGACCTTCGTGATCCTGCGCAATGCCTATCTCACCGACATGCGCCGCAACCGCTTCCGCGGCGAATATGACGAGAACGTTGCTGAGCGTATCCTGACCGCGCCTGCGGGCCAGGAGGAACCGATCCACCTGTCCGACATGCACCGTGCGCTGCTGACGCTCCCGCCCGAACGGCGCGAGGCGCTGCTGCTGGTGGGTGCGGGCGGTTTCTCTTACGAGGAAGCGGCCAATATCTGCGGCTGCGCGGTCGGCACGATCAAGAGCCGCGTGGGCCGTGCCCGCGCCGCGCTCAACGCGATGCTCGCCGATGGCGACATTCCCCAGCGCTCGATCGACGACGAAACCGCGCACCGCGCGATCCTCGAAGAGCTGGACGATGTCGCAGCGGGCAAGGGCCTTGCCGAACCGACCAATGGGCGCACCTGA
- a CDS encoding AI-2E family transporter — protein MSDTAPEPGEPRPGGRRPDEPQSGEPSPPRATPGAPSRTKTGSSKKRTLLAEQELRLLSTLVVLLGIGLFLALPFVLSIGSVVFLPLTTAIILSVLLAPLADRMSSWGLPNTLASTLSLLIFLAVVVLAFGAILQPAFTLFDRLPDLIDQIGGRYQEMQAEFAWLANANDRLAELVGQSGANEVVLASPSVFQQVAISAPVLLLEVMLTFLMAFFMIEARGRVRRNILFGRTSFGTSVKAARVLREVQDRVAAYILTVAWINLGVGMVVALGAWALGLPAPIMWGGLATLLNFIPYVGPLALTALLTLFGLGTADTVFLGLIPPIAYVTLHAFEANAITPAILGRRFTMNPVMILLAFSYFTWIWGAIGALLSVPLLLMLTAFFDHVGRPNLLGFIFGEPLFQTPLLEEGDEADGVKLPEENPA, from the coding sequence GTGAGCGACACCGCGCCCGAACCTGGCGAACCCCGGCCTGGCGGGCGCCGGCCCGATGAGCCCCAGTCCGGTGAGCCTTCACCGCCCCGCGCCACCCCCGGCGCACCCTCGCGCACGAAAACCGGAAGCTCGAAGAAGCGCACCCTTCTGGCCGAGCAGGAATTGCGGCTGCTCAGCACGCTGGTGGTGCTGCTCGGGATCGGGCTGTTCCTCGCCCTGCCCTTCGTCCTCTCGATCGGGTCGGTCGTATTTCTTCCGCTGACCACGGCGATCATCCTGTCGGTGCTGCTCGCCCCGCTGGCCGACCGCATGTCCAGCTGGGGCCTGCCCAATACGCTCGCCTCGACTCTCTCGCTGCTGATATTCCTCGCGGTCGTCGTGCTCGCTTTCGGTGCGATCCTGCAACCGGCCTTCACGCTGTTCGATCGCCTGCCCGACCTGATCGACCAGATCGGCGGGCGTTACCAGGAAATGCAGGCCGAATTCGCGTGGCTCGCCAACGCCAACGACCGGCTGGCGGAACTGGTCGGCCAGTCGGGCGCGAACGAGGTCGTGCTGGCCAGCCCCTCGGTGTTCCAGCAGGTCGCGATCAGCGCGCCGGTGCTGCTGCTGGAGGTGATGCTGACCTTCCTGATGGCGTTCTTCATGATCGAGGCACGCGGCCGCGTGCGCCGCAACATCCTGTTCGGGCGCACCAGCTTCGGCACCTCGGTGAAGGCCGCGCGGGTCCTGCGCGAAGTGCAGGACCGGGTGGCGGCCTACATCCTGACCGTCGCGTGGATCAATCTGGGCGTCGGGATGGTCGTCGCGCTGGGCGCATGGGCGCTCGGCCTGCCCGCCCCGATCATGTGGGGCGGCCTCGCCACGCTGCTCAACTTCATCCCTTACGTGGGACCGCTCGCGCTCACCGCGCTGCTCACGCTGTTCGGCCTCGGCACCGCGGATACGGTGTTTCTCGGCCTGATCCCGCCGATCGCCTATGTGACGCTGCATGCGTTCGAGGCGAATGCGATCACGCCTGCGATCCTCGGCCGGCGCTTCACCATGAACCCGGTGATGATCCTGCTCGCCTTTTCCTACTTCACCTGGATCTGGGGCGCGATCGGCGCGCTGCTGTCGGTGCCGCTGCTGCTGATGCTCACCGCCTTCTTCGACCATGTCGGGCGGCCCAACCTGCTCGGCTTCATCTTCGGCGAGCCGCTGTTCCAGACACCGCTGCTGGAAGAGGGTGACGAGGCGGACGGCGTGAAGCTTCCCGAAGAGAACCCCGCATAA
- a CDS encoding superoxide dismutase: MAFEVTPLPYPDDVLAPAVSAETLSYHHGKHHKAYIDKTNNAIEGTDHADKPLEDIIAAARGSDQGLFNNSAQSWNHGFYWHSMAGQESAPSDELKSMIESAFGSVDSLKEKLQERGAGHFASGWVWLAEKGGKLSIEETHDGDTLADQDGVNPLLVIDLWEHAYYLDHQNARPAYLKALTTEKLNWAFASENLARGKTWTYPN, translated from the coding sequence ATGGCTTTCGAAGTTACCCCGCTGCCCTATCCGGACGACGTGCTGGCCCCGGCGGTTTCCGCCGAGACGCTCAGCTACCACCACGGCAAGCACCATAAGGCCTATATCGACAAGACCAACAACGCGATCGAAGGCACGGATCACGCGGACAAGCCGCTTGAAGACATCATTGCCGCCGCACGCGGTAGCGACCAGGGTCTGTTCAACAACTCCGCCCAGAGCTGGAACCACGGCTTCTACTGGCACTCGATGGCGGGCCAGGAATCGGCGCCGTCGGACGAGCTCAAGAGCATGATCGAAAGCGCCTTCGGGTCGGTCGATTCGCTCAAGGAAAAGCTGCAGGAACGCGGCGCAGGCCATTTCGCCAGCGGCTGGGTGTGGCTGGCAGAGAAGGGCGGCAAGCTCTCGATCGAGGAAACGCATGACGGCGACACGCTGGCCGATCAGGACGGGGTCAACCCGCTCCTCGTGATCGACCTGTGGGAACACGCCTATTACCTCGATCACCAGAACGCGCGTCCCGCCTATCTCAAGGCGCTGACGACCGAGAAGCTGAACTGGGCCTTCGCGAGCGAGAACCTCGCCCGCGGGAAGACCTGGACCTATCCGAACTGA
- a CDS encoding dicarboxylate/amino acid:cation symporter yields MAEPETQRPARLVTLRLPIWLTFGGLVGGLLVGSLIAGRPVADSILPVTAPVGALWLRALQMTIIPLVAALLVLGITQLATAARAGSTARRMLVFVGAALLCGGIATIIAMPLLLGVVPPPDGARALLAADVEPQAVPGIGDFILSLVAPNIVEAAADTAMLPLTIFFALFAVAITRLPAEQSATLRGFFEAVANAMLLVIGWVLWVAPVGVFALGLGVAARAGGDAAFLTLIHYIVTVSAMGGIVLVAAFIVGAVRHGPVKFARAMLPAQAVAISTQSSLASLPAMLASARRLDISENVADFVLPLSVAIFRATSPAMNLAVAIYVAHLFGIELGVPALLAGLAVAFVISIGSVSLPGSISFVISIGPIALAMGVPVEPLALLVAVEMIPDIMRTLANVTADVALASATDRESPEFDATDGDPARSMTDS; encoded by the coding sequence TTGGCGGAACCTGAAACACAGCGGCCCGCGCGGCTCGTCACTCTGCGCCTGCCGATCTGGCTGACCTTCGGCGGGCTGGTCGGCGGGCTGCTGGTCGGCTCGCTTATCGCCGGGCGACCGGTGGCGGACAGCATCCTTCCCGTCACCGCGCCCGTGGGCGCGCTGTGGCTGCGCGCCTTGCAGATGACGATCATTCCGCTGGTCGCCGCGCTGCTGGTGCTCGGCATCACCCAGCTGGCGACCGCGGCGCGCGCGGGCTCGACCGCGCGGCGAATGCTGGTCTTCGTGGGCGCGGCGCTGCTCTGCGGCGGGATCGCGACGATCATCGCGATGCCGCTGCTGCTGGGCGTGGTGCCGCCGCCCGACGGCGCGCGCGCGCTGCTCGCCGCCGATGTCGAGCCGCAGGCGGTGCCGGGAATCGGCGACTTCATCCTCTCGCTCGTCGCGCCCAACATCGTCGAAGCCGCCGCGGATACCGCGATGCTGCCGCTGACGATCTTCTTCGCGCTGTTCGCAGTTGCGATCACGCGGCTGCCTGCCGAGCAATCGGCGACGCTGCGCGGCTTCTTCGAAGCGGTCGCCAATGCCATGCTGCTGGTGATCGGCTGGGTGCTGTGGGTAGCGCCCGTCGGCGTGTTCGCACTGGGGCTGGGCGTCGCGGCGCGGGCGGGCGGGGATGCGGCGTTCCTGACGCTGATCCACTATATCGTGACCGTCAGCGCGATGGGCGGGATCGTGCTGGTCGCTGCGTTCATTGTCGGCGCGGTGCGCCACGGGCCGGTGAAGTTCGCGCGCGCGATGCTGCCTGCGCAGGCGGTTGCCATCTCGACCCAGAGCTCGCTCGCCAGCCTGCCCGCCATGCTCGCGAGCGCGCGGCGACTGGATATCTCGGAGAATGTCGCCGACTTCGTCCTGCCGCTCTCGGTGGCGATCTTCCGCGCGACGAGCCCGGCGATGAACCTCGCCGTGGCGATCTACGTCGCGCACCTGTTCGGCATCGAACTCGGCGTGCCCGCGCTGCTGGCGGGCCTCGCGGTGGCCTTCGTCATCTCGATCGGATCGGTCAGCCTGCCCGGATCGATCAGCTTCGTCATCTCGATCGGACCGATCGCGCTCGCGATGGGCGTGCCGGTGGAGCCGCTGGCGCTGCTCGTGGCGGTCGAGATGATCCCCGACATCATGCGCACGCTCGCCAATGTGACCGCGGATGTTGCACTGGCCAGCGCGACAGACCGGGAAAGTCCCGAATTCGATGCAACGGATGGCGATCCCGCGCGTTCAATGACCGACAGCTGA
- the glmM gene encoding phosphoglucosamine mutase, whose product MARKYFGTDGIRGETNKGAMTAAMAMRVAQAAGAHFRRGEHRHRVVIGKDTRLSGYMVENALVAGFTSMGVDVIQTGPLPTPAIAMLTREMRADLGVMISASHNLYRDNGIKLFGPDGFKLSDEDEDAIEDLIACKPELVPASEIGRARRIEDARGRYIHAVKQSVSDQIRFDDLKVVIDCAHGAAYQVAPSAIWELGAEVITLGVEPNGTNINDGVGSTALDAVKAKVVASGADVGIALDGDADRLIVIDEKGEAIDGDQIMAAIATRMAEKQALRGGGVVATVMSNLGLERYLEGKGLTLERTKVGDRYVLARMRSGGFNVGGEQSGHMILLDHSTTGDGTLAALRVLTSLVRSKRPASEELRMFEPVPQLLKNVRYEGSSPLEAANVKQAIEEARGALGDKGRMVIRASGTEPLIRVMAEGDDAGEVERLVDMVCDEVGKAA is encoded by the coding sequence GTGGCACGCAAGTATTTCGGAACCGACGGCATCCGGGGCGAAACCAACAAGGGCGCGATGACCGCGGCGATGGCGATGCGCGTCGCGCAGGCGGCAGGCGCGCATTTCCGCCGGGGCGAGCATCGCCACCGCGTGGTGATCGGCAAGGACACCCGCCTGTCGGGCTATATGGTCGAGAACGCGCTGGTCGCGGGCTTCACCAGCATGGGCGTCGACGTGATCCAGACCGGCCCGCTGCCCACCCCTGCAATCGCCATGCTGACGCGCGAGATGCGCGCGGACCTGGGCGTGATGATCTCCGCCAGCCACAACCTCTACCGCGACAACGGCATAAAGCTGTTCGGCCCCGACGGCTTCAAGCTGTCGGACGAGGACGAGGACGCGATCGAAGACCTGATCGCCTGCAAACCCGAACTGGTGCCTGCGAGCGAAATCGGTCGCGCCCGCCGGATCGAGGATGCGCGGGGGCGCTATATCCACGCGGTCAAGCAGTCGGTCAGCGACCAAATCCGCTTCGACGATCTCAAAGTGGTGATCGATTGCGCGCATGGCGCGGCCTACCAGGTTGCCCCCAGCGCGATCTGGGAACTGGGCGCGGAGGTCATCACCCTCGGCGTCGAGCCCAACGGCACCAACATCAACGACGGCGTCGGCTCGACCGCGCTCGACGCGGTGAAGGCCAAGGTGGTCGCAAGCGGTGCCGATGTCGGCATCGCGCTCGATGGCGATGCGGATCGCCTGATCGTGATCGACGAGAAGGGCGAGGCGATCGACGGCGACCAGATCATGGCCGCGATCGCCACGCGGATGGCCGAAAAGCAGGCGCTGCGCGGCGGCGGCGTGGTCGCCACGGTGATGAGCAACCTGGGGCTGGAACGCTATCTGGAAGGCAAAGGGCTGACGCTCGAGCGGACCAAGGTCGGCGATCGCTACGTGCTCGCCCGCATGCGCAGCGGCGGGTTCAATGTGGGCGGCGAACAGTCGGGCCACATGATCCTGCTCGACCATTCGACCACCGGCGACGGCACACTGGCGGCGCTGCGCGTGCTGACCAGCCTCGTGCGCTCGAAGCGCCCGGCATCGGAGGAACTGCGGATGTTCGAGCCCGTGCCCCAGCTGCTCAAGAACGTGCGCTACGAAGGCTCCAGCCCGCTTGAGGCGGCGAACGTCAAGCAGGCGATCGAGGAAGCGCGCGGCGCGCTGGGCGACAAGGGGCGCATGGTGATCCGCGCCTCGGGCACCGAGCCGCTGATCCGCGTGATGGCCGAAGGCGACGATGCGGGCGAGGTGGAGCGGCTGGTCGACATGGTCTGCGACGAAGTGGGCAAGGCCGCCTGA